CGATTAGGCAGGGAGAGCTTGTTGAAATTGTAGATGTGATTAGTGGAACTTTTGTTGTTAAGAAATTGAATGATTAGTCTGGACTAGTGAGTAACGAATAATGACTCTTGTCATGAATAATTACTGAGCATTTGAGTAGTAACGAGTAGTAAGATGATAAAAAACTTACAGTAAAGAAAGGGGTTATGTTAATTTGTTTGGATTAGATTGGGTTTATTTAGTTCCGATTGGTATTATTGTTGTCTTATTTTTACTAGGGGTTGTTTTTGCCACACGGTATCGCACCGTTCGTGCAGATGAAGCGATGATTGTGACTGGAGGCTTTACGAAGGATGGAATCAAAATTATAAAGGCTGGGGGATCCTTTGTCTTTCCAGTGGTGCAGAGTGCACAGTTTTTATCTTTACGTGTGCATACGCTTGATGTCAACACTCCTGAAGTGTATACGGAGCAAGGGGTTCCAGTTATGGTCGATGGAATTGCTCAGGTTAAGGTGAAGGGTGATTTAGAATCGATTGCTACCGCTGCGGAGCAGTTTTTAGGGAAAACGGATGAAGAGCTTAGAAGGATTGCAACACAAACATTGGAGGGTCATTTAAGGGCCATACTTGGAACAATGACAGTAGAGGATATCTATAAAAACAGAGATAAGTTTGCTTCAGATGTTCAGAATGTTGCGGCAACAGATCTGAAGAAAATGGGATTACAAATCGTTTCCTTTACTATTCGTGATCTTAGAGATAATAATGGTTATCTTGAAGCCTTAGGTCGTCCAAGAATTGCTCATATTAAACGTGAGGCTGAAATTGCGGAAGCTAACGCTAATCGAGATGAGCAGATCGCTAAAGCGAAAGCTAGAGAAGAAGGGCAGAAGGCCGATTACGTATCTGATACGAATGTAGCTGAGGCAGAAAAAGAGATGGAAGTGAAGAAGGCTCAATTTAAGAAGGAGCAGGATCAGAAGCGTGCCGAGGCTGACCAGGCGTACGCCTTACAGCAGAACGTAGCGTTGCAGCAGGTTAAACAAGAGGAAATGGGGATTGTACTCGTTGAGCGTCAGCGTCAAATTGAGATTGAGGAGAAGGAGATTGCTCGTCGTGAGAAGGAGCTTGAGGCACAGGTTAGGAAGCAGGCAGAAGCGGAGCGTTATGCGTTAGAGCAGAAGGCTGAGGCTGAGCGCTATCAGATTGAAGCGAAGGCGAAGGCAGATGCTGAAACGATTCGTTTGGCCGGTCAAGCGAATGCAGATAAGGAGAGAGCGGAGGGTACTGCTGAAGCGGATGTTATTCGCTTAAAAGGTTTTGCTGAGGCGGAAGCGAAGGATAAGATTGCTGAAGCGATGAAGAAGTATGGCGAAGCGGCTGTAGCGGAAATGATCATCGAGCGTTTCCCTGAAATTGCTGGAGCGATTGCTCAGCCTTTAGCTAAGACAGAGAAGATTGTCATCGTCGATAGCGGGCAAGGTGAAGGTGGTGGAGCAAGTCGAGTGACGGGATATGTGACAGATATACTTGCTAAGCTACCTGAAACTGTAGGTGCTTTGACAGATATTGATCTAACGGAGCTAGTCAAAAACATTGGCAAAAAAGAAGAGGCTAAAAAAGCCCCTGATAAGCAGCTAGTTAGCTCAAGACCAGTAGATGTAGAAGAAAGAGTTACAGAGTAAGAAGGTTTTATATAATATTATGAAGATATAGCGAGAAGGCGCCTACTACTTTTCAATTGGAGTGGTTTGGCGTCTTTTTATGGAGCATCTAAATGAGTGGGTTTATGTCATTTCCGCTAGAATAAGTATAATTCTGCACTTATTTTAATTTCTTTAAGCCTACTCAGTAAAGTCTGATATTTTTGACTTAAATGGATGAGGAGGACTTGGATTAAATGATCAATTGGCAAAATGTATTTCGAATTGTGTTAGCTGTAGCTATTGTAATTGCAATATATATCGCTCTGTGGGTATATCCCGTGATGGAAAATATAGAAGTAGACGAATTAGAGCTATTGCGCTCAATGCAATCCCCTAATGGAGCATATACATTAGATATCTACTACCGTGGAGGAATCCTTCTATATGCGGACTATACATATGTAGGTCAGATTCGTTCAAATCATGTAAATGCTACAGATAGAAATTTGTTTTTAGTCGGTGAAGATAATAGCTTTAGGGCAAGCTGGTTAAAAGATGACACCGTACTGCTAAAAGCTCATGATTACGAAGTGGAATTAAATGTGGATGAGGATTCATTTGACTTTAGGTTTGATCTTCCTTAAACTTATCTTTTGGAAAACTAGCTTCATGATTATAGGAAAATAGGTGTTTTAGATGCAAATGAAATATTCGATTATTGTACTATTAGGAGCGATAAGCTATGGTGTTTTATCAACATTTGTTAAACTGGCTTACGGTGCTGGATTTACCGTTAACGAGGTAGTTGGTGGACAATTCTTTTTTGGCTGGCTTATGCTCCTGTTAGCTGTGGGATTTTTTTCACGCAAAAGGATAAGGTTGAAGCATGTTCTGCAGCTCATGCTAGTAGGCACGACAACAAGCTTCACTGCGATTACTTATTATAGTAGCTTACAGTACGTACCTGCGTCTGTAGCTATCATTTTACTTTTTCAATTTACATGGATGGGAGTTGCTTTAGAAGCGATACTAACTAGGACCTGGCCATCGAGGATTAAGGTAGCATCGGTGCTTCTTTTAATCGGTGGAACGTTATTAGCATCAGGACTTTTCTCTGCTACGGTAGCCGCCCTGCCACTCAAAGGAATATTGTTTGGTCTTTGTGCTGCTGTATCCTTTACTCTATTTATTTTGGTAAGTGAAAGAGTAGCTGTTGATGTATCTCCGCTTAGTCGGAGCTTGGCTATGATATCTGGAGCAATGGTTTTCACTTTTATTGTATTTCCACCTACATTTATTTTTTCAGGTGTTATACTCTATGGGTTATGGATATATGCACTACCTTTAGCGTTTTTTGGAATGGTCATTCCCACTCTCTTTTTTGCTATTGGTATGCCTCGAATCGGTACAGGCTTAGGTACAATTTTAGGAGCAGCAGAGCTACCAACTGTTATCGTGATGTCTTGGCTTGTTCTAAGGGAGCAGATTGGATGGCTACAGTATATAGGAATTATGATTATTTTAATCGGTATCGTTCTGCCACAGTTAAAAAAGAAAAGTGTATTAGATACGGTTGATGGTTAACTAGGATCACTGGTTAACTATGTAGAGGGATGCACGTATGAAATGGTAAAGATAAGGTCTAAACTATAAAGAAGCGAATATTCATTCATAAAAAAAGAGATGATTGACCTAGACATGGTCATCGTCTCTGACAATTAAGATTCTTCTTCTAGCTGTACATCTTGTAGATTGACGAGAATCACTTTTTCATTTGCGGATTTGATTTCACATAGGCCGCTGTCATAAATCCATACGACTCGGTAGACCTCATCTTTGTACCTTACCTTAGATAGATAGTAAAAGGAATCGTTCATCTTTAAATCCCCTTCTTCACCTTTTTAAAAGGGATTTATTTTCTATTATTTCCCATTTATTGCGTGTAGATAAAAACAAAAATTTCTATAATTCTGTCTATATTTTAGGGGTAATGTCACAAAATTGCAATCTTTATTTTTTTTAACCGGTTTATTGGATGACCATTTTGATGGTATGATCGAAGAAGGCCTATCATTAATAGCTCATCTCATCATGACTTGCGAGAAGACAAGCTGTTAAGAGAGTGCCATTAAATTTATAATTAGGGGTAATGTCAAATGCTGAATCAACTTAGAAAAATATTTGTCCTAGTTAGTTTGATCTTTTTCGTAAGCTTTCAAGTAGGCTATGCTCATACGTATTTACAGGATTCTAATCCTGCGGATGGGGATGTTGTACAAGAGGAGTTAAGTGAGATTGTCTTAAACTTTGAAACTAGTATAAGCGAATTAAGCACCTTTACTTTATCTCAGGCAGACGGTGTAGAGGTTGAACTAGAGATTACACATGAGAATGATACGTTAACAGGTGTAGCTACAGCACCATTAGAGAACGGTGAATATGTTGTAAATTGGGATATCATTGGGGAAGACGGGCATCCGATTGATGGTGACTTTGCTTTTACAGTAGATGTTGATGCACAGGATCAGGCAACAGAAGAGGAAAGCAATGAAGAAGCTGCAACAGAGGAAGAAGAGCAAGGAACAGAGGATGAAGCAACGACTGAGGATGAGGATGCTGAGATTGATGTAGAGACTGATATCCAGGAGCCAGAAACATCCCTAGAGGATGAAACGACAGACAGAAGTGGATTTAATTTTATTTACGTTGGTCTTTTCGTCCTTGTTGTTGTAGGATTACTGCTTGCCTTGAGAAAGAAGAATAAATAATGGTTATTATCAGTGAAGGGCTACTTTATGTAGCCTTTTCTGTTCTGTTCGGTACGCTTATTTTTCATTTGATTCCAGATTCGAGGAAGCCTGACATTCTTGTTCCTAAAATAGTTCTACTTTTATCTGTGGTTGGTGTTGTGCTTCTTTCTTTTGCACCAGTGCTTAAAATAATTATAAATCTAGCACGAAATTATGACCTATGGTTAATTATTGATTCCGTTCTAACGTCATTTGATATAGGGAAGGCGTGGATCTTTACTGCTACTTTAGGGACTTTGCTTTTTCTCATGTTTTTCTTTGTCGATTTGAAGAAGCAGAAGCCTTTTATCTATTTGGCCCTATTCCTTGTGTTACTTCTTGCAGGTGCACAAGGCTGGGCTAGTCATGCCAAAACGATTGCTGGCTGGCAAGGTTTTTTTGCTCATTCAGGACATTTTCTTTTTGTTTGTATCTGGATTGGTATTTTGTTCGTAGCAGGCTGGTTTGCGAAAAATCAGCAGAACTGGATTAAGTTTTTAAATTGGTTTAGTCCTGTTGCTATGGCCAGTGTCCTTATGGTTGGTCTCACAGGCTTTTGGATGATGGGGATGAGCCTCGAGCCGCAGGATTACACAACGGCATGGGTGCTACCGTACGGACAAGCCTTACTGTTGAAGCATATTTTGATTCTTCCTTTACTGGTATTTGCCTTTATTAATGGTTTTATTATTAGGGGGAAGCTAAAAAGCAGTGATGAGTATAGTCCTATCCCTTGGACAAGAGCAGAGAGTGTAATTGTACTTCTAATTTTTACGGCTACAGCAGCATTAGGGCAGCAGGCACAGCCACACACGATCAGTAGAACATTAGATTTTATTGAACCGTCTATCCTATTTCAGTGGTTTTACTCTGGGGCCATCGAATCCAGTATAAGGGTGACGCCGAGCTTTGGTTTAGCTTCTATTGTACTTCTTGCTTTAAGTGTGCTGCTTTTGCTTCTGACAGTCATCCTATTTAAGAAATCTGCAAAAACATGGTATACAATCGGAACAAGCGTATTGTTTGTTATAACCACTTATTTAGCTTTGATGATAGGTGTATAATGCTTTAATATGAGAGAAGGTTAGTGGATGATTAAAAGGATCAGGGGAAATCCTCTGATCTTTTTTGCAATTCAATTCTGTTTATGATATATTGAATATAATAAAATGTATACAATTGTATACAAGAGGCAACAAATGTATAAAGAAAGGTGAGAGATAATGGATAAGGATTTCCGTAAAAAAACATTTAGAGGGGCAAAAATTGAAGATCATATTATTGAGGTAGAACGTTTGGCCAATTTATGCGAGCAGAAAATTAAGGAGACAGAGAATACAGATAGACAACGTTTTTATGAAGGCATGGCTATAGCGTATACGACTATTGTTCTAAAGCTAAAAGGTGAGTTCGAATATATCGAACCTAAAGTGATTGATGAACTCTATTCGTCAGCTAATAAGGTCGATTTTAAAGGTGGAAGTGAAGCTGCAGATTACACAGAGACCTGCTCCTTCTGTAAAAAAGAGAAAGATGAGGTAGGTACATTGGTTTTAGGACCAGGAGTATCAATTTGTCCCTCTTGCTTAGAGTTTGGAAAGGAAGTATTAGTAGATCAGAGCCAGAGTTAAATGACCTTTTCTAAATGATAATTAGCTAAAAGTCTATTTTTGATGAAGTCAAAGGTAGGCTTTTTTGTACTCTTTTACACAATAATCAGGCTTATTAATGAAAAATTTTCTAAAAAAGAATTGTAACTTTCAAACAAAATAGATATATTATAATTAATAAATATAAAAGTATAAAAAGTATATTAAGTGAATTAAGGAGGTTTTTAAAATGACTAAGTTTAACATTCAAGGTATGAATCTTAAGGATTTAAAAGGTAAAATTGTGATGATTACTGGAGCTACAAAGGGACTAGGGAGAGAGCTTGCTTTAGCATTTGCTGCACAAGGAGCTTACTTGTCTGTATGCGCGCGACAGCTACTAGGCAAGGGATCTGGTGAAGCTTCTTTCACTAAACCGTAGGACAGGGGAAACAGGTCATTTTGTTTTTAATCAGTTAGAGGAGCTATTAAGACCGGGGGATGCGGTTATTTTAAATAATAGTCGTACGATTCCAGCTCAGCTAACGGGAAAAAGCAAGAATGATGAACAGGTGATTATGCGTTTAGCAAAAAGGGTAAATGAAGATACATGGAAAGTTCTTCTTATTGGCGAAAAAACATGGAAGCAAGGAGATACGTTTCGTTTTAATGATCATGTGACAGCGGTTATTTCTGAGCGCCAGGAGGGTCATCCTTTAGTAACAATGAAATTCTCCATATGCTGTCAGGAGCTATGGAATGAATTCTATAAGCAGGGAGAGCCTATTCGTTATGAATACATCCATGTCCCGTGGGAGCTCGATTATTATCAGACTGTCTTTGCTACAGTTCCGAGTTCAGTAGAAATGCCATCGGCTGGAAGAGCGTTTAGCTGGGAGCTGATTCAAAAGCTACGGAAAAAGAATATTCAAATCGGCTTTGTCCAGCTACACACTGGTCTTAGCTACTATGAGGACGATCATTTGCCCCATATCCCTTCCGATCACATTGAGGAGTATTTTATTCCGCTGGAAACGGCTGATTTTGTTACACAGTTGAAGCAGCAGGGAGGAAGAGTAATTGCTGTTGGAACCACTGTTGTAAGAGCATTGGAGTCTGTCTATGCTAAGCATAAAAAGGTTCAGGAGATTCATGATCAAACAAATTTATATATCACACAGGATTTTAAGCTTCAGCTGGTTGATGGGTTAATTACTGACTTGCATGAGCCAGAAGCTAGCCATTTGGATTTGCTGTTAGCTTTTATTCAACAGGACTTCTTACAAAGTAGCTACGAGGAAGCGATACAGAAGGGCTACTTATGGCATGAGTTGGGGATATGAATCTCATTCTTTAGACAAAATAAAAAAGGGCTTTTAAAATGTGGAATCTGTGGTTGCTTTCATGAATGTTTTTGTATAGGATGTAAAGAGTGGAAAGATGACAGGAGTCCCGTTTTTTGCAGGATAAGCTGTGAGCAGAGCAGGTGTGTTCACAGTTTTTCTTTACGTTTAAGATAGTATAAAATGTGATACCTTATTTTCTTCAAATTTTATACTTTCTGACGGCAAGACATAGGATGTGCAACTTTGCTTTGCGTCACTTGCGCACTTTGTGTGAAAGCTTCCTCTAATGATGGACTAGACGACTTCTTCGAGGGAGCTTCGATAAAAGAAGCTTTTCTTATTACAATTGCCTTTATAGAAGTAAGCTGGAGAGGAGGAGCCTACTATGATTAAAAACATGTCAGAAAATCAAATTGTGCTACAGCTTATCAAATATATGAAGGATGGGAAAAAACAAAGCTTTCAAGGAATCCTTGATGAGCTGCATCCCTATGACATAGCACGCATCTATGAGAATATGCCGGAGAAGCATCATACTAGATTCCTCCTCTTTTCTCACCCTGAACAGATCGCTGATCTCGTTCAAGAGCTCGATAAGCCTATGCAGCTCGAGCTTTTACTAAAGCTGGGGATTGAGAAGTCCGGACAGGTTTTAGACCTTATGGATAATGATGACCTAGCTCAGCTCTTGGATGGACTATCTTCAGAACGAATTGAAGAGCTACTTTCAGGGATGAAACAAGAGGAATCAGAGATTGTCCAGAACATGATGAATTATCCACCAGAAACGGCAGGACGATTGATGACCAATCGATTCGTCTGGATCCCACAGCATTATACGGTACGTGAGACGGTAGATAAGCTAAAGTCATTCGCTGGATTTTCTGAAACGATTAATTATCTTTACGTGATTGATCATGATAAGAAGCTTGTGGGTGTAGTTTCCTATCGCGACATCATTCTTGCAGATGAGCATGAAAAAATCCAGGATATTATGTATAGCAGGGTTATCTCAGTAGAAGCTCATACTGACCAAGAGGAGGTTGCACAGTTAATTGAAAGGTACGACTTTCTAGCGATTCCGGTCGTTACGGAAGAGCAGGTGCTTGTTGGGATTGTAACGGTCGATGATATTATTGACGTTGTGATCAGCGAGGCAACAGAGGATATCGAAAAGCTATCCGCTTCGGGTAAATCCATTGATTTTGACACGAGTGCTTTTGTAGCTGCATATCGAAGACTACCCTGGCTCATTTTGCTATTATTTATTGGTCTTGTTTCGGGCTCAATTATCAGTAGCTTTGAAGATACGTTATCTATGGTTGTAGCTTTGACCTTTTTTATGCCACTTATAGCTGGTATGACAGGAAATATTGGTACACAATCTCTGGCTGTTGTAGTACGTGGATTAATCACCCGGGAGATTGATCGCGGGGTCATCATTAGACTAGTCTTTAGAGAGCTGAAGGTTGGTCTAATGATTGGAATCACATGTGGAATCCTAATTTTTTTAATCGCTTATATTTGGAGAGGAGACCCTATTCTCGGTATAGTTGTAGGTAGCTCACTCATTATGACCCTGATTATTGGAACGCTAGCAGGTACAATTATACCTATAATACTGTACCGCTTTAACGTTGACCCTGCCGTTGCTTCAGGGCCACTTATCACTACGTTAAATGATATCCTGTCATTACTTATTTACTTCAGTATTGCTACAATGTTTCTGTCTAAGCTGCTATAGAGCAAATGGATGGAAATAGTAGTGTCTACAAGAATATCTTCTTTATTGAGCTATATCTTGAAACAAGGGTATAGCTCTTTATTTATACTTCAGATAGTCGTATTAGTGGCTTAAATAGCCAGTATAAGATAGTATTTAAGATAGGATTAGGTATAAAAAAGAGGAGGCCCTACGATGATAAATTTTCAAATTCAAAACCCAACTGAAATTCTGTTTGGAAAGGATCAGATTACTCAACTACCTACGAAGGTGAAGGAGTATGGGACGAAAATCCTATTGGTGTATGGTGGAGGCAGTATAAAAGGCTTCGGCTTATATGATAAAGTTATTGAGCTACTACAAGCGGCTGATTGCGAAATCCATGAGCTCGCAGGAGTAGAGCCTAACCCTAGGTTAAGTACAGTTCAAAAAGGTGTACAGATATGTAAGGATAACCAGGTGGAGCTTATTTTAGCTGTAGGTGGCGGTAGTGTTATTGATGCAGCTAAGGCTGTCGCCGTTGGAGCTACATATGACGGTGATGTATGGGATTTTTATGATAAAACAGCGGTGGCACAATCAGCGTTACCATTAGGGGTTATTCTAACCCTGGCTGCTACTGGCTCTGAAATGAACAGAGGTAGTGTTGTTACAAATTGGGAGCTTAAAGAGAAGCGTGGAGCTGGCACAACGTTCCCAAGCTTTTCTATTTTAGATCCAACCTATACGTATTCCGTTCCTAAGGATCAAACGATGTATGGAATTGTTGATATGATGTCCCATGTTTTTGAGCAGTACTTTTCTCATACGGAGCATATTCAGGTACAAACGCGGTCTTGTGAAGGTCTGCTGAAAACGATCGTTGAGTACGCACCAAAGGTCCTTGCTGACCCTGAGGATTATGACGCTCGTGCAACAATCATGTACGCTGGTACAGTGGCGTTAAACGGTCAGCTTACCCCTGGAGTGGAGACAGATTGGGCAAGTCATGCGATTGAGCATGCGGTGAGTGCTATTTATGATATTCCTCATGCTGGTGGACTGGCGATTCTCTTCCCGAATTGGATGAAGTATGTGTACAAGGAAAATACAGATCGCTTTAAGCGTTTCGCTGTTGAGGTGTGGAATGTTGATCCAGCAGGTAAGACGGATGATGAGCTTGCTTTAGCTGGTATTGAAGCTACCAGAACATTTTTTGATCAAATAGGCGCTCCTAGTCGTCTAGCTGATTACGATATTAAGAATGAGCATTTAGATCAAATGGCTTCTCATGCAACGCGTTTCGGGACTATTGGTGGGTTTAAAAAGCTAGAAAAGGAAGACGTTCTTCAAATTTTAGAAATGAGTTTATAATTCAATTCGTATCTTTTAAATTATTGTAAGATGCTCTCTTTTTGTACAGGGTGTGATTGTACAATTTGGGAGTATCTTTTTTTAGAAAATACTAAAGTAATTTTAGCTTTTTGAAATCCTACGGGTTAGTTGTACCTAAAGGGAAAAGTAAGTTATAATAACAACGATAAGCCCTTATTTTATCATTATATATACATAAGAGACATACATATTGGAACAAGTGTTGTAATATTTTTACTAAACTATTCTAGTATGTAGAAGTAGGAGAGTTGAGAACAAAATAAAGTAATAAAACAAAGGAGGAGTATGATGGAAAATATCGTTTATGTTTTAGATAGTGGAAGCGATTTCGAACGTGAGCAGTTGGACAAGCTTAATCTGCAGTACCCTGTGGAATTTATTCCTCTCAATATTCATATTGGGGACGAGGTATACTTGGATGGTGTGAATATCAACAAGAAGGAATTTTATGAGAAAATGGCTCAGTCTGAGGAGCTACCGAAAACGAGCCAGCCATCCCCACAAATGTTTTTTGATATGTATAAAAAGCTAATAGATGAAGGGAAGCAGGTTGTCAATTTGACGCTTTCTTCAGGGGTAAGTGGAACTTATCAAAGTGCCCTAATCGCTAAGGATATGCTTGAGGACGCTGAAAAAGAGCATGTTCATCTTGTGGATACCCAACAGCTATCGGTCACTATTCTATTACTGCTTAAAAAGCTAGATACTCTTCTTACAGAAGGAAAAAGCTTGAATGAGGCTATCGGGTGGCTTGAGGACAACAAACACAAGGGTACTATGTTTGGTTTATTGGATACACTAGAGAATTTAAAGAAGGGTGGAAGAATCTCTAGTGCTCAAGCGATGATTGGCGGATTGCTTAACATTAAGCCACTAGTAGAGATCAAGGATGGTAAGGTAGAATCTTTGGGTAAGGCTCGTGGGAGAAAGAAGGGTCAACAGCTTCTAGCAGACTCTATTGGCTCTATTGATCACTACACGTCAGACAGTATATTTATAGCACATAATTTTGCCACATTAGATGATGCTAAACAAGAGTTGTCCCAAATACTAGATGTAAACGCTTTTGAACAGGTATTTTATTATACGCTAGGAAGTACAATCGGAACACATGCTGGTCCAAACACATTAGGGATTGCACTTATGAAAAAATAAATATACCATAATAACTATGGACAAAGCCTTGAAACGATTCGTTACAAGGCTTTTCTAAAACATTCTCCTTTAATTATGTACATTTTACAGGCATAATGCATGGCAGATAGGGTATGAATGTTAATGTTATGTCACAAAAACAGAACTCATACATAAAGCTGTGGAGTAGGAATGAAAGGGGTACTGGCTTTGTCAGATAAAGTCATTAATGAATATAATGAAGCATCCATTCAGGTTCTTGAAGGACTAGATGCAGTCCGTAAAAGACCTGGGATGTACATAGGAAGTACGGATGGTAGAGGCTTACATCATCTGGTTCATGAGATCCTCGATAATGCTGTTGATGAAGCATTAGCAGGCTATGGGGAACACATAACAATAAAACTACTTCAGGATGGAAGTCTTTCTGTCGAAGATAAAGGTAGAGGAGTTCCTACGGGAATGCATTCCTCTGGGAAGCCAACACCTGAAGTAATTTACACTGTTTTACATGCAGGGGGTAAGTTTGGTCAAGGCGGTTATTCCACGTCTGGAGGGTTACATGGAGTAGGTGCATCCGTGGTAAATGCTTTATCCGAATGGATGGAGGTAACGATTCATCGCGATGGTCAGATTTTCCGTCAGCGCTATGAGCAAGGTGGTAAGCCTGTTACAACGCTTGAGATCATTGGCAAAACAAATAAGACGGGAACGACCGTCCACTTTAAGCCTGATGCTAGCATTTTCAGTACAACGACGTTTAATTACGATATATTAGCGGAACGTTCTAAAGAAGCGGCCTTCCTGTTAAAAGGACTCACGATTGAAATTGTGGATAAGCGCAAGGGACAGGAGCAGAATCATGATAAGTTCTGCTATGAAAATGGTATACAATCCTTCGTTGAGTATCTGAATGAGGATAAAGAATCATTTCATGATGTGATTTATTTTAGCGGCGAACAGCAAGGGATTGTAGCAGAGGTCGCTATTCAATATAATGATGGCTATTCAGAGAATATTCTTTCCTTTGTCAACCATGTACGGACGAAGGATGGTGGAACTCACGAATCTGGCTGTAAAACAGCGATGACCCGCTGCTTTAACGAGTATGCTCGAAAAGCAGGCTTTCTAAAGGAAAAGGATAAAAACTTAGAGGGGTCAGATGTGAGGGAGGGCTTAACAGCCATTATCTCAGTGCGTGTGCCTGAAGAAAAGCTACAGTTTGAGGGGCAGACAAAAGGGAAGCTGGGGACACCAGAGGCAAGATCAGCGGTGGATTCTGTGGTTGCTGACCGTTTGAACATCTTCTTAGCAGAGAATCCAGATATTGCGGGCTTGCTAGTAAAAAAGGCGATTCGTTCGGCTCAAGCCAGAGAAGCAGCTAGGAAAGCCAGAGAGGAAGCAAGGAGTGGCAAGAAAGGTAAGCGTAAAGAGGCTATACTTAGCGGTAAGCTAACTCCAGCACAAACGAAAAACCCGGCTAGAAATGAGCTCTTTCTTGTAGAGGGTGATTCGGCTGGTGGTTCGGCAAAGCAGGGTCGTGATCGAACGTTTCAGGCCATACTTCCACTGAGAGGTAAGGTCATTAACACGGAAAAGGCGAAGCTTGAAGATATCATGAAAAATGAAGAAATCCGTACCATTATTTATACGATTGGAGCAGGTGTCGGAGCAGACTTTAACCTTGAGGATTGCAACTACGACAAGGTCATAATCATGACGGATGCGGATACGGATGGAGCCCATATTCAGGTTCTCCTATTAACCTTCTTTTACCGCTATATGCGTCCGCTTGTAGAAGCAAATAAAGTGTATATCGCGCTTCCACCTCTATACAAGGTAAGTAAAGGAACAGGTAAGAAGGAAGTTATAGAATATGCTTGGGATGAGCAGGCTTTAAAGCAGGCTTTGAAGAAAGTGGGCAAGGGATATACGATTCAGCGCTATAAAGGACTTGGAGAAATGAACGCTGATCAGCTATGGGAGACAACGATGGATCCTAAT
This region of Bacillus horti genomic DNA includes:
- a CDS encoding copper resistance CopC family protein, translated to MLNQLRKIFVLVSLIFFVSFQVGYAHTYLQDSNPADGDVVQEELSEIVLNFETSISELSTFTLSQADGVEVELEITHENDTLTGVATAPLENGEYVVNWDIIGEDGHPIDGDFAFTVDVDAQDQATEEESNEEAATEEEEQGTEDEATTEDEDAEIDVETDIQEPETSLEDETTDRSGFNFIYVGLFVLVVVGLLLALRKKNK
- a CDS encoding ClpX C4-type zinc finger protein encodes the protein MDKDFRKKTFRGAKIEDHIIEVERLANLCEQKIKETENTDRQRFYEGMAIAYTTIVLKLKGEFEYIEPKVIDELYSSANKVDFKGGSEAADYTETCSFCKKEKDEVGTLVLGPGVSICPSCLEFGKEVLVDQSQS
- a CDS encoding flotillin family protein; translated protein: MFGLDWVYLVPIGIIVVLFLLGVVFATRYRTVRADEAMIVTGGFTKDGIKIIKAGGSFVFPVVQSAQFLSLRVHTLDVNTPEVYTEQGVPVMVDGIAQVKVKGDLESIATAAEQFLGKTDEELRRIATQTLEGHLRAILGTMTVEDIYKNRDKFASDVQNVAATDLKKMGLQIVSFTIRDLRDNNGYLEALGRPRIAHIKREAEIAEANANRDEQIAKAKAREEGQKADYVSDTNVAEAEKEMEVKKAQFKKEQDQKRAEADQAYALQQNVALQQVKQEEMGIVLVERQRQIEIEEKEIARREKELEAQVRKQAEAERYALEQKAEAERYQIEAKAKADAETIRLAGQANADKERAEGTAEADVIRLKGFAEAEAKDKIAEAMKKYGEAAVAEMIIERFPEIAGAIAQPLAKTEKIVIVDSGQGEGGGASRVTGYVTDILAKLPETVGALTDIDLTELVKNIGKKEEAKKAPDKQLVSSRPVDVEERVTE
- a CDS encoding DUF5412 family protein, coding for MINWQNVFRIVLAVAIVIAIYIALWVYPVMENIEVDELELLRSMQSPNGAYTLDIYYRGGILLYADYTYVGQIRSNHVNATDRNLFLVGEDNSFRASWLKDDTVLLKAHDYEVELNVDEDSFDFRFDLP
- a CDS encoding EamA family transporter gives rise to the protein MQMKYSIIVLLGAISYGVLSTFVKLAYGAGFTVNEVVGGQFFFGWLMLLLAVGFFSRKRIRLKHVLQLMLVGTTTSFTAITYYSSLQYVPASVAIILLFQFTWMGVALEAILTRTWPSRIKVASVLLLIGGTLLASGLFSATVAALPLKGILFGLCAAVSFTLFILVSERVAVDVSPLSRSLAMISGAMVFTFIVFPPTFIFSGVILYGLWIYALPLAFFGMVIPTLFFAIGMPRIGTGLGTILGAAELPTVIVMSWLVLREQIGWLQYIGIMIILIGIVLPQLKKKSVLDTVDG
- a CDS encoding copper resistance D family protein produces the protein MVIISEGLLYVAFSVLFGTLIFHLIPDSRKPDILVPKIVLLLSVVGVVLLSFAPVLKIIINLARNYDLWLIIDSVLTSFDIGKAWIFTATLGTLLFLMFFFVDLKKQKPFIYLALFLVLLLAGAQGWASHAKTIAGWQGFFAHSGHFLFVCIWIGILFVAGWFAKNQQNWIKFLNWFSPVAMASVLMVGLTGFWMMGMSLEPQDYTTAWVLPYGQALLLKHILILPLLVFAFINGFIIRGKLKSSDEYSPIPWTRAESVIVLLIFTATAALGQQAQPHTISRTLDFIEPSILFQWFYSGAIESSIRVTPSFGLASIVLLALSVLLLLLTVILFKKSAKTWYTIGTSVLFVITTYLALMIGV
- a CDS encoding SDR family NAD(P)-dependent oxidoreductase; protein product: MTKFNIQGMNLKDLKGKIVMITGATKGLGRELALAFAAQGAYLSVCARQLLGKGSGEASFTKP
- a CDS encoding S-adenosylmethionine:tRNA ribosyltransferase-isomerase, which translates into the protein MKLLSLNRRTGETGHFVFNQLEELLRPGDAVILNNSRTIPAQLTGKSKNDEQVIMRLAKRVNEDTWKVLLIGEKTWKQGDTFRFNDHVTAVISERQEGHPLVTMKFSICCQELWNEFYKQGEPIRYEYIHVPWELDYYQTVFATVPSSVEMPSAGRAFSWELIQKLRKKNIQIGFVQLHTGLSYYEDDHLPHIPSDHIEEYFIPLETADFVTQLKQQGGRVIAVGTTVVRALESVYAKHKKVQEIHDQTNLYITQDFKLQLVDGLITDLHEPEASHLDLLLAFIQQDFLQSSYEEAIQKGYLWHELGI